Proteins from a genomic interval of Acetobacterium woodii DSM 1030:
- a CDS encoding precorrin-8X methylmutase: MEFINNPREIEERSFEIITEELGDKVFPENIAPIVKRIIHTTADFEYADLLEFMNNGYECGMEALKMGKKIYADTRMIQSGVNKKALADHGIEIVNYSHDPEVAEEAKKRGVTRSTVAMEKALNDETIGIYAIGNAPTALYTLIKKVKAGESKPDLIIGAPIGFVGAAQSKEELDGIDCPSIRINGRKGGSPVVAAIINAMLYQLGREW, encoded by the coding sequence ATGGAATTTATAAACAATCCCAGAGAAATTGAAGAGCGTAGTTTTGAGATTATCACAGAAGAGTTAGGGGATAAAGTCTTTCCAGAAAACATCGCGCCGATTGTCAAACGAATCATTCACACCACAGCAGATTTTGAATATGCAGATTTGTTGGAATTTATGAACAATGGTTATGAATGTGGAATGGAAGCGCTTAAAATGGGAAAAAAGATATATGCCGATACCCGGATGATTCAGTCTGGTGTCAATAAAAAAGCGCTGGCTGATCATGGCATTGAAATCGTTAATTATAGCCATGATCCCGAGGTAGCCGAAGAAGCCAAAAAGAGAGGGGTAACCCGATCCACTGTGGCCATGGAAAAAGCTTTGAATGACGAAACTATCGGGATTTATGCCATTGGCAATGCGCCTACCGCTTTGTATACACTGATCAAAAAGGTTAAAGCAGGGGAATCAAAACCGGATTTGATTATTGGTGCACCGATTGGTTTTGTCGGAGCCGCTCAATCAAAAGAAGAATTGGATGGGATCGATTGTCCCAGTATTCGGATCAATGGAAGAAAAGGCGGCAGTCCGGTGGTAGCCGCCATTATTAATGCCATGTTATATCAACTGGGCAGGGAATGGTAA
- the modA gene encoding molybdate ABC transporter substrate-binding protein, giving the protein MKKTKKWLVALIGIGIILSLVTGCGSNTGKTDAAKVQEKSLNGQKLFIYCGAGMTKPFGEIVDAFKEETGCEMEVVYANAAQSQNQIKTTEEGDLFIAGSADELKPVQDYVTASKDLAKHIPVLAVKSGNPLGILGLNDLTKDGVEVVLGDAEATPIGKIANKALTDLGILDKVDVIARGATAPEIFNALAVDECDAIIVWKENVTGNSAEIVKTTDLDAYVKTIPAASLKNSANPEALNAFLAFLDTDKAKTIWENYGYEVLN; this is encoded by the coding sequence ATGAAAAAGACAAAAAAATGGTTGGTAGCATTGATTGGAATTGGGATCATCCTCAGTTTGGTGACGGGATGCGGCAGTAATACGGGAAAAACCGATGCCGCAAAGGTTCAAGAAAAAAGTCTCAATGGTCAAAAGCTGTTTATTTATTGTGGTGCTGGAATGACAAAACCTTTTGGCGAAATAGTCGATGCCTTTAAAGAAGAAACAGGCTGCGAGATGGAAGTTGTTTATGCAAACGCCGCTCAGAGTCAAAATCAGATCAAAACAACAGAAGAAGGCGATTTATTTATTGCCGGTTCGGCGGATGAGTTAAAACCGGTTCAGGATTATGTCACGGCAAGTAAAGATTTGGCTAAACATATTCCGGTTTTAGCGGTGAAAAGTGGTAACCCGTTAGGTATTTTGGGATTAAATGATTTAACCAAAGATGGTGTGGAAGTTGTGTTAGGTGATGCCGAAGCGACACCAATTGGCAAAATTGCGAATAAAGCCTTAACTGACTTAGGAATTTTAGATAAAGTTGATGTAATTGCCAGAGGCGCAACAGCACCGGAAATATTTAATGCCCTTGCGGTAGATGAATGTGATGCAATCATTGTCTGGAAAGAAAATGTAACCGGAAATAGTGCTGAGATTGTTAAAACAACCGACCTCGATGCCTATGTCAAAACGATTCCTGCAGCGAGCTTAAAAAATAGTGCCAATCCAGAAGCGTTAAATGCATTTTTAGCATTTTTAGATACCGATAAAGCAAAAACAATTTGGGAAAATTACGGATACGAAGTGCTTAATTAA
- a CDS encoding ABC transporter permease — protein MKNKFSIVDLFELFTVFITILVIAFTTTVILAILIYGFPFLGAAFYSEEVRFSLKLSLYTASISTMICIFLAIPTAYTLTRTAFPFKKIVQIILEMPLSMPYLVLGLSLLIIFSSDFGKMLKELGFKVVFDKNGIIMAQTVVNLPYVIRFIRTAFAEVDQRLEFIAGCLGASKWERFITITLPLSKNAIITMIILTWSRALGEFGATLMLVGATRMKTETLTTSVYLNLATGDMGASMASASIILFVSFVALFITSWIGRKNKQESRMKDVNIW, from the coding sequence ATGAAAAATAAATTCTCGATAGTTGACTTATTTGAACTTTTTACCGTTTTTATTACGATTCTTGTTATTGCCTTTACTACGACGGTAATATTAGCGATCTTGATATATGGGTTTCCTTTTTTGGGGGCCGCATTTTATTCAGAAGAAGTACGATTTTCATTAAAGTTAAGTTTGTATACGGCCAGCATTTCAACGATGATTTGTATTTTTTTGGCGATCCCGACAGCCTATACTTTGACACGGACAGCTTTTCCGTTTAAAAAAATCGTTCAGATCATCCTGGAAATGCCATTATCGATGCCATATTTAGTTTTGGGGCTGAGTCTTTTAATAATTTTTTCGTCGGATTTTGGCAAGATGCTAAAAGAGTTGGGCTTTAAAGTTGTTTTTGATAAAAATGGAATCATTATGGCTCAAACAGTTGTTAATCTGCCTTATGTTATCCGCTTTATTCGGACCGCCTTTGCAGAAGTCGATCAACGATTGGAATTTATCGCCGGGTGTTTAGGGGCATCAAAATGGGAGCGATTTATCACGATTACCTTACCGTTGTCCAAAAATGCCATTATTACGATGATCATTTTGACCTGGTCAAGAGCCCTGGGAGAATTTGGGGCGACACTGATGTTGGTTGGCGCCACGCGAATGAAAACGGAAACGTTGACGACATCAGTTTATTTAAACTTGGCGACCGGTGATATGGGGGCTTCAATGGCTTCGGCGAGTATTATTTTATTTGTTTCATTTGTAGCATTGTTTATCACAAGTTGGATCGGTCGTAAAAATAAACAAGAAAGCCGGATGAAGGATGTGAATATATGGTAA
- a CDS encoding ATP-binding cassette domain-containing protein: MVKLMVEINDYSIQLGEFKLNKINLSIGEQEIFAVLGKTGSGKTVLLESVAGFYKNFTGELNVFGKRVIDVPLEKREIGFVYQDFGLFPHMTVYDNITYGLKIRKKDSHYKQKKADKMAEILSIGHILNQYPGTLSGGERQRTALARALILDPKLLLMDEPFSSLDPATKEIMYTQIKKIHEIFGCTILFVTHDFNEAQRMADRIGIMVNGELRGIRTSENLFERCQDQEVDHFLRGRQERSMIG; the protein is encoded by the coding sequence ATGGTAAAGTTGATGGTCGAAATTAATGATTATTCGATCCAGTTAGGCGAATTTAAGCTTAATAAGATCAATTTAAGTATCGGTGAACAAGAAATCTTTGCGGTTTTAGGAAAGACCGGATCTGGAAAAACGGTTTTGCTTGAATCAGTAGCGGGATTTTATAAAAATTTTACAGGTGAGTTGAATGTCTTTGGAAAACGAGTGATTGATGTGCCTTTAGAAAAAAGAGAAATTGGTTTTGTTTATCAGGACTTTGGTTTGTTTCCCCATATGACCGTTTATGATAATATCACTTATGGTTTAAAAATAAGAAAAAAAGATAGTCATTACAAACAAAAAAAAGCCGATAAAATGGCCGAAATATTATCGATTGGACATATTCTGAATCAATATCCGGGCACCTTAAGTGGGGGCGAACGACAACGAACGGCACTTGCCCGGGCATTGATTCTGGACCCGAAACTGTTGCTGATGGATGAACCATTTTCATCCTTAGATCCGGCAACGAAGGAAATCATGTATACCCAAATTAAAAAAATACATGAAATTTTCGGATGTACGATTTTATTTGTGACCCATGATTTTAATGAGGCACAAAGAATGGCCGATCGGATTGGAATCATGGTTAATGGCGAATTACGCGGTATTCGTACGAGTGAAAATTTATTTGAACGCTGCCAGGATCAAGAAGTTGACCATTTTTTGCGGGGCCGGCAGGAAAGGAGCATGATAGGATGA
- a CDS encoding heavy-metal-associated domain-containing protein: MKDVFLKVDGIMCGKCVKKVTETLMGHQGIETVSISEDFKEVSVKIDENKIDVLQIGNIIEKIEDKSFKIIN, from the coding sequence ATGAAAGATGTTTTTTTAAAAGTTGACGGTATTATGTGTGGAAAATGTGTTAAGAAGGTAACTGAAACACTGATGGGTCACCAAGGAATCGAAACCGTTAGCATCAGTGAAGATTTTAAAGAAGTAAGCGTAAAAATAGACGAAAATAAAATTGATGTTTTGCAAATTGGTAATATTATTGAAAAAATTGAGGATAAATCATTTAAAATAATAAATTAA
- the modD gene encoding ModD protein, whose translation MFITISEIDRLINEDVPYIDLTSWSLGIKEQSGKITYFTREDAVVCGTEEVRMVFERLNIEIDQMIPSGQLVRAGSELITGKGRAEDLHRVWKVGQNIIDSCSGIATKTKKMVDVMKVVDPHMVILTTRKGFPGTKKLATKAIMAGGAMPHRLGLSETIVIFKQHMNFIGGFEGLLEKLPELRKESCEKKIIVEATALEQAVALCRAGADGVQFDKLGVAELSEAVMTLRKEFPNCVLLAAGGINETNIATYAKTKVNGIITTSLYNAKPIDIGVKMQ comes from the coding sequence GTGTTTATAACGATAAGTGAAATTGATCGGCTAATTAATGAAGATGTTCCTTATATTGATTTGACCAGCTGGTCTTTGGGGATAAAAGAACAATCAGGAAAAATTACCTATTTCACCAGGGAAGATGCCGTTGTTTGTGGAACGGAAGAAGTCAGGATGGTATTTGAGCGCTTAAATATTGAAATCGACCAGATGATTCCATCGGGGCAGCTGGTGCGTGCTGGCTCTGAATTGATAACTGGAAAGGGCCGCGCCGAAGATTTGCATCGGGTCTGGAAAGTTGGGCAAAACATTATTGACAGCTGCTCAGGAATTGCGACAAAGACTAAAAAAATGGTTGATGTTATGAAGGTTGTTGACCCACATATGGTAATATTAACAACGCGTAAGGGCTTTCCCGGAACTAAAAAATTGGCGACGAAAGCAATTATGGCGGGTGGTGCGATGCCGCACCGTTTGGGATTATCCGAAACAATTGTTATTTTTAAACAACATATGAATTTTATTGGTGGATTTGAGGGCTTGTTAGAAAAATTGCCTGAGTTAAGAAAAGAAAGCTGTGAAAAGAAAATAATCGTCGAAGCAACAGCACTTGAACAGGCCGTTGCACTTTGCCGGGCCGGGGCAGATGGGGTACAATTTGATAAACTCGGTGTTGCCGAACTAAGTGAAGCGGTTATGACGTTAAGAAAAGAATTCCCGAATTGTGTGTTATTGGCAGCCGGTGGAATCAATGAAACAAATATTGCTACTTATGCTAAAACGAAGGTGAATGGAATCATAACGACAAGTTTGTACAATGCTAAACCGATTGATATTGGTGTTAAAATGCAATAA
- a CDS encoding carboxymuconolactone decarboxylase family protein, whose product MKKVGNGNKMTKAYIKPPAKIPLFFKIGLYIAKKETGKDLLPARLLTWYPRAAMGSGVLEMMTAKGENPAETRLLNLVRLQASLICACSFCIDMNAEGISKNGITPEELAVLQGKRPIKSVLSFNLRELLALEYAVILSSTPPRFTKRFIKNLTETFSEKEIVMLASTIASVNYWARLNQGLGIPPAGFSKQCLIFSQPS is encoded by the coding sequence ATGAAAAAAGTTGGAAACGGGAATAAAATGACTAAAGCATATATAAAACCACCTGCCAAAATACCGCTATTTTTTAAAATTGGATTATATATCGCCAAAAAAGAAACCGGTAAGGATTTATTGCCGGCTCGCCTTTTAACGTGGTATCCAAGGGCGGCAATGGGATCTGGGGTTTTAGAGATGATGACGGCAAAAGGCGAAAATCCTGCGGAAACAAGATTACTTAATCTGGTTCGATTGCAAGCGTCACTTATTTGTGCGTGTTCATTTTGTATTGATATGAATGCTGAAGGCATTAGCAAAAATGGGATTACTCCAGAGGAATTGGCTGTACTGCAAGGTAAACGGCCAATCAAATCGGTTTTGAGCTTTAACTTGCGCGAATTATTAGCTTTGGAGTATGCGGTTATTTTATCAAGTACGCCGCCTCGATTCACAAAGCGATTTATCAAAAATCTAACGGAAACATTCTCAGAAAAAGAAATTGTCATGTTGGCAAGCACGATTGCCAGTGTCAATTATTGGGCCAGACTGAACCAGGGACTGGGAATACCGCCAGCCGGATTTAGCAAACAATGCCTAATATTCAGTCAACCAAGCTAA
- a CDS encoding ArsR/SmtB family transcription factor, whose protein sequence is MEMKPKDCDEQAEILKILGNPIRLCIVSGLMKKGSCNVTYMEECLNVSQSSISQHLSKLKSAGIVKGYRTGSEIYYEVISKSAKKVINAIFEEEEQ, encoded by the coding sequence ATGGAAATGAAACCAAAAGATTGTGATGAACAAGCTGAGATTTTAAAAATTCTCGGAAATCCGATTAGGCTTTGTATTGTCAGTGGCCTGATGAAAAAGGGTAGTTGCAATGTAACCTATATGGAAGAATGTTTGAATGTTTCGCAGTCATCGATTTCCCAACACTTATCTAAATTAAAAAGTGCTGGGATAGTTAAAGGCTATCGCACGGGAAGCGAAATTTATTATGAAGTGATATCTAAAAGTGCTAAAAAAGTTATTAATGCAATATTTGAGGAGGAAGAACAGTGA
- a CDS encoding CoA-disulfide reductase gives MKKILIVGGVAGGATAAARLRRLSEEDEIILFERDEYISFANCGLPYYIGNVIKDRQKLLVQTVEGMSKRFNLDIRNFSEVIGIDPVNKTVEVKNHQTGETYSETYDKLILSPGAKPIAPPITGLAEAKNVLTMRNIPDTDKIKAVVDSGTVRRAVVIGGGFIGVEMAENLQELGVNVTLVEKMNQILKPLDFEMAQLVHQEINANCVNLILEDGVDHFQKQGSEVVLESGKVLEADLVILAIGVIPENGLAKKANLKCGPRGHIVTTKDYQVLNAENDTVYPDIFAIGDVVEVIDFVTKEQTAVPLAWPANRQGRLVADYINGKTIKNLGIQGTAVAKVFNKTIASTGNNASQLDMKKIKYQVVVAHRANHAGYYPNSTNIALKLLYDPQTLKIFGAQAVGQDGTEKRIDVIASAMKMGATVLDLQDFELSYAPPFSSAKDPVNILGYIAENIEDGIYKTVQWNEIDEIVAKGGFLLDVRTPVEASAGAIKGAVNIELDTLRERIGEITVSKDDPIYVTCQVGQRAYLAICILKGHGFKNIYNLAGGYSTYKTAHYKLAEPDFTVGECVPKKDDSVDEDIDQGGVGKAVIKKKVDVTGLQCPGPLMATYDAIQNVESGDLVQITATDFGFVSDIKNWCETNGHTLISQETEGKSYISVIKKGDSGENCSLMPAVSTQKNATLVVFSGELDKVLASMIIAQGAAAQGKNVTLFFTFWGLNALRKRDGKGHNKTFIEKMFGAMMPKGAARLPLSMMNMLGAGPAMIKGIMKKKHVDDLDTMIKKAQKAGVRFIACTMSMDLMGIKEEELIDGIEYAGVGTYIASNENAGTTLFV, from the coding sequence GTGAAGAAAATTTTGATTGTTGGAGGCGTCGCCGGTGGTGCGACTGCTGCTGCACGGTTACGTCGTTTGAGTGAGGAAGACGAAATAATTTTGTTTGAACGGGATGAATATATCTCTTTTGCAAATTGCGGGTTGCCTTATTACATTGGAAATGTGATCAAGGATCGTCAAAAGTTATTGGTGCAAACGGTGGAAGGAATGTCAAAGCGTTTTAACTTAGATATCCGGAATTTTAGTGAAGTAATTGGGATTGATCCGGTTAATAAAACCGTCGAAGTAAAAAATCATCAAACCGGAGAAACTTATTCTGAAACCTATGATAAACTCATCTTATCACCTGGAGCCAAACCGATTGCCCCGCCAATTACCGGATTAGCAGAGGCCAAAAATGTTTTAACAATGAGAAATATTCCCGATACCGATAAAATTAAAGCGGTGGTTGATAGCGGCACTGTCAGACGGGCAGTGGTTATCGGCGGGGGCTTTATCGGGGTTGAAATGGCTGAAAACCTTCAGGAATTAGGCGTTAATGTTACCTTAGTCGAAAAAATGAACCAGATTTTAAAACCTCTGGATTTTGAAATGGCGCAACTCGTTCATCAGGAAATTAACGCTAATTGTGTCAACCTTATTTTAGAAGATGGGGTCGATCATTTCCAAAAACAGGGATCAGAAGTGGTTCTTGAAAGTGGGAAAGTTTTAGAAGCGGATCTCGTCATTTTGGCAATCGGTGTTATTCCAGAAAACGGACTAGCCAAGAAAGCCAATCTAAAATGTGGACCACGGGGTCATATTGTGACAACAAAAGATTATCAAGTCTTAAATGCTGAAAATGATACCGTTTATCCAGATATTTTTGCGATTGGCGACGTTGTTGAAGTGATTGATTTTGTTACCAAAGAACAAACCGCGGTTCCGTTGGCATGGCCAGCGAATCGTCAGGGACGTTTGGTTGCTGATTATATTAATGGTAAAACCATCAAGAATTTGGGAATCCAGGGAACGGCAGTAGCAAAGGTTTTTAATAAAACGATTGCGTCAACCGGTAATAATGCCAGCCAACTGGATATGAAAAAAATCAAATATCAAGTTGTCGTTGCACATCGGGCAAATCATGCCGGATATTATCCGAACTCAACCAATATTGCCTTAAAACTGCTTTATGATCCCCAAACATTAAAAATTTTTGGGGCCCAGGCTGTTGGCCAAGACGGCACCGAAAAACGGATTGATGTGATTGCGTCGGCAATGAAAATGGGGGCAACGGTTTTAGATTTGCAAGATTTTGAACTTTCTTATGCACCACCATTTTCATCAGCAAAAGATCCGGTGAATATCTTGGGTTATATCGCTGAAAATATTGAAGATGGCATTTACAAAACCGTTCAATGGAATGAAATTGACGAAATTGTTGCCAAAGGAGGATTTTTACTCGATGTTCGGACGCCGGTCGAGGCTAGCGCTGGAGCGATTAAAGGCGCGGTGAATATCGAATTGGATACATTAAGAGAACGGATTGGTGAAATAACCGTTTCGAAAGACGATCCTATCTATGTAACCTGTCAGGTTGGACAACGGGCCTACCTTGCTATTTGTATCCTGAAAGGCCACGGATTTAAAAATATCTATAATTTAGCCGGTGGGTATAGTACTTATAAAACAGCGCATTATAAGTTAGCGGAACCTGATTTTACAGTCGGTGAATGTGTGCCTAAAAAAGATGATTCGGTTGATGAAGATATTGACCAGGGCGGTGTCGGCAAAGCCGTAATCAAAAAAAAAGTTGATGTAACAGGGCTCCAATGTCCAGGGCCGTTAATGGCGACCTATGATGCCATCCAAAATGTTGAATCCGGTGATCTGGTTCAAATTACGGCAACAGATTTTGGTTTTGTCAGTGATATTAAAAACTGGTGTGAAACCAATGGCCATACCTTAATCTCTCAGGAAACGGAAGGAAAAAGTTATATCAGTGTGATTAAAAAAGGTGATTCAGGCGAAAATTGTAGCCTGATGCCAGCTGTTTCGACACAGAAAAATGCTACGCTGGTCGTTTTTAGCGGGGAATTAGATAAGGTTTTGGCATCCATGATTATCGCTCAGGGGGCCGCTGCCCAGGGGAAAAATGTGACCTTGTTTTTCACCTTCTGGGGATTGAACGCCCTCAGAAAAAGAGATGGAAAAGGACATAATAAAACCTTTATTGAAAAGATGTTTGGTGCAATGATGCCAAAAGGTGCAGCACGATTACCACTTTCAATGATGAACATGTTGGGCGCTGGCCCGGCAATGATTAAAGGGATCATGAAAAAGAAACACGTTGATGATCTTGATACGATGATTAAAAAAGCTCAAAAAGCTGGGGTTCGCTTTATTGCCTGTACCATGAGCATGGATCTGATGGGAATTAAAGAAGAAGAACTCATTGATGGAATTGAATATGCTGGGGTAGGAACTTATATTGCCAGCAATGAAAATGCGGGAACAACTTTATTTGTGTAA
- a CDS encoding NifB/NifX family molybdenum-iron cluster-binding protein, with translation MKIALPTRQNIIDEHFGHCEYYTIFTVDDTNKEIIGQETLASPAGCGCKSNIAQTLSQMGVKVLLAGNMGDGAVNVLNRSGIEVLRGCSGDVKSVMLNWLAGSVIDSGEICHEHDGCH, from the coding sequence ATGAAAATTGCATTACCGACACGTCAAAATATAATTGATGAACATTTTGGTCATTGTGAATATTATACAATATTTACGGTTGATGATACCAATAAAGAAATTATTGGTCAGGAAACATTGGCATCACCGGCAGGTTGTGGCTGTAAATCAAATATCGCCCAAACGCTTTCACAAATGGGGGTAAAAGTTTTACTTGCCGGAAACATGGGTGATGGTGCCGTGAATGTCTTAAACAGATCTGGGATTGAAGTTTTACGCGGTTGTTCAGGCGATGTTAAATCAGTGATGTTAAACTGGCTGGCAGGCTCAGTGATTGACTCCGGCGAAATATGCCATGAACATGATGGTTGTCATTAA
- a CDS encoding C-GCAxxG-C-C family protein, whose protein sequence is MKPNLDSEETRSGKINVLLADDIKKTQPEMAMALFRKGYNCAQSVFLAFCDQCGMEFETATRLSSSFGAGMGRLREVCGGVTGMFMVVGLLYGYYDPDDQTKKTEHYQRIQYLASQFEEKNHSIICSELLGLEKGKDSPVPELRTEAYYKNRPCEALIGSAAEILRNYIKEQK, encoded by the coding sequence ATGAAACCTAACTTAGATAGTGAAGAAACACGAAGTGGAAAAATAAACGTTTTGTTAGCCGATGATATAAAAAAAACGCAGCCGGAAATGGCGATGGCTTTGTTCAGAAAAGGTTATAATTGTGCGCAGTCAGTTTTTCTTGCCTTTTGCGATCAGTGCGGCATGGAATTCGAAACCGCGACCAGATTGAGTTCGTCATTTGGAGCAGGAATGGGACGCCTTCGTGAAGTATGCGGTGGCGTAACCGGGATGTTTATGGTAGTGGGGTTACTTTATGGTTATTATGATCCAGACGATCAGACAAAAAAAACTGAACATTATCAACGGATTCAATATCTTGCCAGTCAATTTGAAGAAAAAAATCATTCCATCATTTGTAGTGAACTGCTAGGGCTTGAAAAAGGAAAAGATAGCCCTGTTCCAGAGTTGCGGACTGAAGCTTATTATAAAAATCGTCCCTGTGAAGCTTTAATCGGAAGCGCAGCAGAAATTCTGAGAAATTATATCAAGGAGCAAAAATAA
- a CDS encoding DUF134 domain-containing protein has product MPRPVKWKKVCCLPETNLFGPLNAKNLEDNIITMSVEEYESIRLIDLEGMLQEECAESMNVARTTVQRIYNDARKKLADALVNGYVLKIEGGNYKLCEEGQETIGCGRCRKGRFKEAR; this is encoded by the coding sequence ATGCCAAGACCTGTAAAATGGAAAAAAGTCTGTTGTTTGCCGGAAACAAATTTATTTGGACCGCTTAATGCCAAAAATTTGGAAGATAACATTATTACCATGTCGGTTGAAGAATACGAAAGCATCCGTTTGATTGATTTGGAGGGAATGCTTCAAGAAGAATGTGCTGAAAGCATGAATGTAGCTCGGACGACGGTTCAGCGGATTTATAATGATGCCCGAAAAAAATTAGCAGATGCATTAGTTAATGGCTATGTTTTAAAAATTGAAGGCGGAAATTATAAATTATGTGAAGAAGGACAAGAAACAATAGGTTGTGGCAGATGCCGTAAAGGAAGGTTTAAAGAAGCACGATAA
- a CDS encoding NifB/NifX family molybdenum-iron cluster-binding protein, with translation MKIAIPADEKILNSDVCMSFGRAPYFYLYETVTKMGDFIENGAATSPGGAGVKAAQIVVDNHADILITPRCGENAAEVFKNTQLKIYKSAVGSIADNLEAYHNNELSELEQFHAGFHGVGGN, from the coding sequence ATGAAAATTGCAATACCAGCTGATGAAAAAATTCTAAATAGTGACGTATGCATGTCTTTTGGACGGGCTCCATATTTTTATCTGTATGAAACTGTTACTAAAATGGGCGATTTCATTGAAAATGGAGCAGCAACAAGCCCTGGCGGGGCAGGTGTTAAAGCGGCTCAGATTGTTGTTGACAATCATGCGGATATTTTAATAACGCCACGTTGTGGAGAAAATGCGGCAGAAGTTTTTAAAAACACTCAATTAAAAATTTACAAAAGTGCCGTTGGCTCGATTGCTGATAATCTGGAGGCCTATCATAATAATGAACTAAGCGAATTAGAACAGTTTCATGCCGGTTTCCATGGTGTTGGGGGAAATTAA
- a CDS encoding BMC domain-containing protein — translation MLKSELINGVSQGTLGIISRKIGDKKLAEQILQNNFTAVGLCQGDVVSILIASDIAEKTSSVVVSEVNGICPQHIICLAIFGDVTSVEASLAAIESRLNTK, via the coding sequence ATGTTAAAGAGTGAATTAATTAATGGCGTTTCTCAAGGAACATTAGGGATTATTTCCCGAAAAATTGGCGATAAAAAATTGGCTGAGCAAATTCTTCAAAATAATTTTACTGCGGTAGGATTATGTCAGGGAGATGTTGTCAGCATTTTGATCGCAAGTGACATTGCTGAAAAAACCTCAAGTGTAGTAGTGAGTGAAGTGAACGGGATCTGCCCTCAGCATATCATTTGCCTGGCAATTTTTGGCGATGTAACATCCGTAGAAGCATCCTTGGCAGCCATCGAAAGTAGGTTGAATACAAAGTGA
- a CDS encoding nucleotide-binding protein gives MKYAVLSGKGGTGKTLVSVNLAAVAKNPIYVDCDVEEPNGHLFFKPRGIKNEAVTVKIPVVDEDLCLGCRKCVDFCKFNALASVIDKLIVFEEVCHACGGCMLLCPNNALTERDKVIGEITSGDSETVKVISGILNTGETSGIPIIKKLLAKIVNEKATVVIDCPPGSACIVMESIRDADYCILVAEPTVFGLHNLKMVYELVKLFNKPHGVVINKALKNNHLINDFCCENEITVLTEIPFDSELGQLNSNGEIAARKSAAYHDLFSTLLQTVVKEVEHETVAHS, from the coding sequence GTGAAATACGCAGTGCTCAGCGGAAAAGGCGGAACTGGAAAAACGTTAGTTTCCGTGAATTTAGCAGCGGTCGCGAAAAATCCTATTTATGTTGATTGTGACGTGGAAGAGCCAAATGGACACTTGTTTTTTAAACCCCGCGGCATAAAAAACGAAGCAGTAACGGTTAAAATCCCTGTCGTTGATGAAGATCTTTGCTTGGGGTGCCGGAAATGCGTCGATTTTTGTAAATTTAACGCCCTGGCTTCAGTCATTGATAAGTTGATTGTTTTTGAAGAAGTTTGTCACGCTTGCGGCGGTTGTATGCTCTTATGTCCGAATAATGCTTTAACCGAACGAGATAAGGTTATCGGAGAAATTACGAGTGGCGATTCGGAAACGGTTAAAGTGATTTCCGGGATATTAAATACCGGCGAAACATCGGGAATACCGATTATTAAAAAATTACTGGCTAAGATCGTTAATGAAAAAGCAACCGTCGTGATTGATTGTCCACCGGGTAGCGCCTGTATTGTAATGGAAAGTATTCGCGATGCTGATTATTGTATTTTAGTCGCAGAACCAACGGTTTTTGGTTTGCATAATCTTAAGATGGTTTATGAGTTAGTCAAACTTTTTAACAAACCACATGGTGTTGTTATTAACAAAGCTTTAAAAAACAATCATTTAATTAACGACTTTTGTTGTGAAAATGAAATAACGGTGTTAACTGAAATACCATTTGATAGCGAATTAGGACAACTTAATTCAAATGGCGAGATTGCCGCGAGAAAAAGCGCCGCATACCATGACTTATTTTCAACATTATTGCAGACCGTTGTTAAGGAGGTGGAACATGAAACAGTTGCTCATTCTTAG